A region of Argentina anserina chromosome 5, drPotAnse1.1, whole genome shotgun sequence DNA encodes the following proteins:
- the LOC126793315 gene encoding probable RNA helicase SDE3 isoform X1, which produces MSGCFEFLRCLLCCADEPDCIRSSSHYTRKHVHIDTADDEEASFAPSRYYTDSPRISHLPTSSTSTSTSTSFQPHYHYGDFFPSLLRSPYSSLASTYKPPPVSQHFPSYTTSSTIKPSSSSPKKAPQSSSLSSPKVTPSSPSPKKPPLSSSLSSPKVTPSSSSPKKAPQSSSLSSPKVTPSSPSPKKPPLSSSLSSPKVTPSSSSPKKPPQFSSLSSPKITPSSSSPKKPPLSSSLSSLKVTPSSSSPKKPPQSSSLSSPKVTPSSSSPKKPPQSSSLSSPKVTPSSSSPKKPPQSSSLSSPKVPPVYKSILSPASSSSNVTTQHQRDGKKTAYVCVEEDSLPVFMIPEDIKALIKDEIVPKVLNNPLSPKTYKDYFAALLYTEDFYTEKWSDFLLEDVTLELDETAIYKNKKKEDKTFVAFELESVREKRPYLLSRDLVFARPVGKSTAEPFQGFIYRSVRSKRVLVEFEDGFYSKHHSNTKYDVSFSFNRVCLKRAHQAVKDASDALFQNFLFPDCDSRASISTAPPLLSTTCHELDQDQRSAVGHILRSHGSPPYVVTGPVCVPEGKSFAYLGEPSRTGVVVSEAVYQLYLKSSKHRIIICAPTNSCCDVLMRSLVKVIPESTMFRANSAFREKDEVPEDTLRSSLYKQSCFSCPPIKKLKKYRVIFSTFMSSFRLHDKGIAAGHFSHIFLVDASSAIEPETLVALTNFADKTTSVVVTGRPGYSPRRVRSDIARKKGLQVSYFERICKRSPYRSLSPMFITQLDLKKSDSEYQARTS; this is translated from the exons ATGTCGGGCTGTTTTGAATTTCTGAGATGCCTTCTTTGCTGTGCCGATGAGCCTGATTGTATACGATCTTCGTCCCATTATACAAGAAAGCATGTTCATATTGATACcgctgatgatgaagaagcttCATTTGCCCCTTCCCGTTATTATACGGACAGTCCTAGGATCAGCCATTTGCCTACTTCATCAACTTCAACTTCAACTTCAACTTCATTTCAGCCTCACTACCACTATGGtgatttttttccttctctgCTTCGTTCACCTTATTCATCTCTCGCCTCCACTTATAAACCCCCACCAGTATCTCAACATTTTCCATCTTATACTACATCATCTACTATTAaaccatcttcatcatcccCTAAGAAGGCACCACAATCTTCGTCTCTATCTTCTCCGAAGGTTACACCATCTTCACCATCCCCTAAGAAGCCACCACTATCTTCGTCTCTATCTTCTCCGAAGGTTAcaccatcttcatcatcccCTAAGAAGGCACCACAATCTTCGTCTCTATCTTCTCCGAAGGTTACACCATCTTCACCATCCCCTAAGAAGCCACCACTATCTTCGTCTCTATCTTCTCCGAAGGTTAcaccatcttcatcatcccCTAAGAAGCCACCACAATTTTCGTCTCTATCTTCTCCGAAGATTAcaccatcttcatcatcccCTAAGAAGCCACCACTATCTTCGTCTCTATCTTCTCTGAAG GTTAcaccatcttcatcatcccCTAAGAAACCACCACAATCTTCGTCTCTATCTTCTCCGAAGGTTAcaccatcttcatcatcccCTAAGAAGCCACCACAATCTTCGTCTCTATCTTCTCCGAAGGTTAcaccatcttcatcatcccCTAAGAAACCACCACAATCTTCGTCTCTATCTTCTCCGAAGGTCCCTCCTGTCTATAAGTCAATCTTATCCCcagcctcctcctcctcaaatGTTACAACTCAACACCAACGAGACGGCAAGAAAACAGCTTATGTGTGTGTTGAAGAGGATTCCTTACCTGTATTCATGATTCCGGAGGATATCAAAGCCTTGATCAAGGACGAAATTGTGCCCAAAGTTCTCAATAACCCTTTGTCTCCCAAAACATACAAGGATTACTTTGCTGCTCTCTTATATACTGAAGATTTCTATACGGAG AAATGGAGTGATTTCCTATTGGAAGATGTGACATTGGAGTTGGATGAAACTGCAATTtataagaataagaaaaaggaagacaaAACCTTTGTAGCATTTGAGCTTGAGTCTGTTCGTGAGAAACGGCCGTACCTCTTATCACGGGACTTGGTCTTTGCACGACCAGTTGGTAAGAGTACTGCGGAGCCCTTTCAG GGTTTCATTTATCGGAGTGTTAGGAGCAAACGCGTTTTAGTAGAATTTGAAGATGGCTTTTATTCTAAACATCATTCCAACACAAAATACGATGTCAGCTTCTCATTCAATAGAGTTTGTTTGAAACGTGCCCACCAAGCTGTTAAAGATGCATCGGATGCCTTGTTTCAGAACTTCCTCTTCCCTGACTGTGACTCACGAGCGAGCATTTCTACTGCACCACCTCTGCTTTCTACTACTTGTCATGAGCTGGATCAAGATCAACGTTCTGCGGTCGGACATATCTTAAGGAGTCATGGCTCACCACCTTATGTAGTAACTGGTCCAGTCTGCGTACCTGAAGGCAAATCTTTTGCATACTTGGGAGAACCTTCGAGAACTGGAGTGGTTGTTAGTGAAGCAGTATACCAGTTATATCTGAAGTCATCAAAGCATCGGATTATTATCTGTGCGCCTACTAACAGTTGCTGTGATGTGTTGATGAGAAGCTTGGTGAAGGTGATTCCAGAGTCTACTATGTTCCGTGCCAATTCTGCATTCCGTGAGAAAGATGAGGTACCTGAGGATACTCTCCGCTCATCTCTTTACAAACAGTCTTGTTTTTCTTGTCCTCCCATAAAGAAACTCAAGAAATACAGGGTGATTTTCTCAACTTTCATGAGTAGTTTTCGACTACATGATAAAGGCATAGCAGCTGGGCATTTTAGCCATATCTTTCTAGTGGATGCTTCATCTGCTATTGAACCAGAAACATTGGTAGCTCTGACCAACTTTGCAGACAAGACTACTAGTGTTGTAGTTACTGGTAGACCTGGATATAGTCCGCGCAGAGTTCGGTCTGACATTGCAAGGAAGAAGGGACTCCAGGTTTCGTACTTTGAAAGAATTTGTAAGCGCAGCCCCTATAGAAGCCTCAGCCCAATGTTCATCACACAATTAGACCTGAAAAAGTCAGACTCAGAGTACCAAGCAAGAACTTCCTGA
- the LOC126793315 gene encoding probable RNA helicase SDE3 isoform X2, with amino-acid sequence MSGCFEFLRCLLCCADEPDCIRSSSHYTRKHVHIDTADDEEASFAPSRYYTDSPRISHLPTSSTSTSTSTSFQPHYHYGDFFPSLLRSPYSSLASTYKPPPVSQHFPSYTTSSTIKPSSSSPKKAPQSSSLSSPKVTPSSPSPKKPPLSSSLSSPKVTPSSSSPKKAPQSSSLSSPKVTPSSPSPKKPPLSSSLSSPKVTPSSSSPKKPPQFSSLSSPKITPSSSSPKKPPLSSSLSSLKVTPSSSSPKKPPQSSSLSSPKVTPSSSSPKKPPQSSSLSSPKVPPVYKSILSPASSSSNVTTQHQRDGKKTAYVCVEEDSLPVFMIPEDIKALIKDEIVPKVLNNPLSPKTYKDYFAALLYTEDFYTEKWSDFLLEDVTLELDETAIYKNKKKEDKTFVAFELESVREKRPYLLSRDLVFARPVGKSTAEPFQGFIYRSVRSKRVLVEFEDGFYSKHHSNTKYDVSFSFNRVCLKRAHQAVKDASDALFQNFLFPDCDSRASISTAPPLLSTTCHELDQDQRSAVGHILRSHGSPPYVVTGPVCVPEGKSFAYLGEPSRTGVVVSEAVYQLYLKSSKHRIIICAPTNSCCDVLMRSLVKVIPESTMFRANSAFREKDEVPEDTLRSSLYKQSCFSCPPIKKLKKYRVIFSTFMSSFRLHDKGIAAGHFSHIFLVDASSAIEPETLVALTNFADKTTSVVVTGRPGYSPRRVRSDIARKKGLQVSYFERICKRSPYRSLSPMFITQLDLKKSDSEYQARTS; translated from the exons ATGTCGGGCTGTTTTGAATTTCTGAGATGCCTTCTTTGCTGTGCCGATGAGCCTGATTGTATACGATCTTCGTCCCATTATACAAGAAAGCATGTTCATATTGATACcgctgatgatgaagaagcttCATTTGCCCCTTCCCGTTATTATACGGACAGTCCTAGGATCAGCCATTTGCCTACTTCATCAACTTCAACTTCAACTTCAACTTCATTTCAGCCTCACTACCACTATGGtgatttttttccttctctgCTTCGTTCACCTTATTCATCTCTCGCCTCCACTTATAAACCCCCACCAGTATCTCAACATTTTCCATCTTATACTACATCATCTACTATTAaaccatcttcatcatcccCTAAGAAGGCACCACAATCTTCGTCTCTATCTTCTCCGAAGGTTACACCATCTTCACCATCCCCTAAGAAGCCACCACTATCTTCGTCTCTATCTTCTCCGAAGGTTAcaccatcttcatcatcccCTAAGAAGGCACCACAATCTTCGTCTCTATCTTCTCCGAAGGTTACACCATCTTCACCATCCCCTAAGAAGCCACCACTATCTTCGTCTCTATCTTCTCCGAAGGTTAcaccatcttcatcatcccCTAAGAAGCCACCACAATTTTCGTCTCTATCTTCTCCGAAGATTAcaccatcttcatcatcccCTAAGAAGCCACCACTATCTTCGTCTCTATCTTCTCTGAAG GTTAcaccatcttcatcatcccCTAAGAAGCCACCACAATCTTCGTCTCTATCTTCTCCGAAGGTTAcaccatcttcatcatcccCTAAGAAACCACCACAATCTTCGTCTCTATCTTCTCCGAAGGTCCCTCCTGTCTATAAGTCAATCTTATCCCcagcctcctcctcctcaaatGTTACAACTCAACACCAACGAGACGGCAAGAAAACAGCTTATGTGTGTGTTGAAGAGGATTCCTTACCTGTATTCATGATTCCGGAGGATATCAAAGCCTTGATCAAGGACGAAATTGTGCCCAAAGTTCTCAATAACCCTTTGTCTCCCAAAACATACAAGGATTACTTTGCTGCTCTCTTATATACTGAAGATTTCTATACGGAG AAATGGAGTGATTTCCTATTGGAAGATGTGACATTGGAGTTGGATGAAACTGCAATTtataagaataagaaaaaggaagacaaAACCTTTGTAGCATTTGAGCTTGAGTCTGTTCGTGAGAAACGGCCGTACCTCTTATCACGGGACTTGGTCTTTGCACGACCAGTTGGTAAGAGTACTGCGGAGCCCTTTCAG GGTTTCATTTATCGGAGTGTTAGGAGCAAACGCGTTTTAGTAGAATTTGAAGATGGCTTTTATTCTAAACATCATTCCAACACAAAATACGATGTCAGCTTCTCATTCAATAGAGTTTGTTTGAAACGTGCCCACCAAGCTGTTAAAGATGCATCGGATGCCTTGTTTCAGAACTTCCTCTTCCCTGACTGTGACTCACGAGCGAGCATTTCTACTGCACCACCTCTGCTTTCTACTACTTGTCATGAGCTGGATCAAGATCAACGTTCTGCGGTCGGACATATCTTAAGGAGTCATGGCTCACCACCTTATGTAGTAACTGGTCCAGTCTGCGTACCTGAAGGCAAATCTTTTGCATACTTGGGAGAACCTTCGAGAACTGGAGTGGTTGTTAGTGAAGCAGTATACCAGTTATATCTGAAGTCATCAAAGCATCGGATTATTATCTGTGCGCCTACTAACAGTTGCTGTGATGTGTTGATGAGAAGCTTGGTGAAGGTGATTCCAGAGTCTACTATGTTCCGTGCCAATTCTGCATTCCGTGAGAAAGATGAGGTACCTGAGGATACTCTCCGCTCATCTCTTTACAAACAGTCTTGTTTTTCTTGTCCTCCCATAAAGAAACTCAAGAAATACAGGGTGATTTTCTCAACTTTCATGAGTAGTTTTCGACTACATGATAAAGGCATAGCAGCTGGGCATTTTAGCCATATCTTTCTAGTGGATGCTTCATCTGCTATTGAACCAGAAACATTGGTAGCTCTGACCAACTTTGCAGACAAGACTACTAGTGTTGTAGTTACTGGTAGACCTGGATATAGTCCGCGCAGAGTTCGGTCTGACATTGCAAGGAAGAAGGGACTCCAGGTTTCGTACTTTGAAAGAATTTGTAAGCGCAGCCCCTATAGAAGCCTCAGCCCAATGTTCATCACACAATTAGACCTGAAAAAGTCAGACTCAGAGTACCAAGCAAGAACTTCCTGA
- the LOC126793315 gene encoding probable RNA helicase SDE3 isoform X5: MSGCFEFLRCLLCCADEPDCIRSSSHYTRKHVHIDTADDEEASFAPSRYYTDSPRISHLPTSSTSTSTSTSFQPHYHYGDFFPSLLRSPYSSLASTYKPPPVSQHFPSYTTSSTIKPSSSSPKKAPQSSSLSSPKVTPSSPSPKKPPLSSSLSSPKVTPSSSSPKKPPQFSSLSSPKITPSSSSPKKPPLSSSLSSLKVTPSSSSPKKPPQSSSLSSPKVTPSSSSPKKPPQSSSLSSPKVTPSSSSPKKPPQSSSLSSPKVPPVYKSILSPASSSSNVTTQHQRDGKKTAYVCVEEDSLPVFMIPEDIKALIKDEIVPKVLNNPLSPKTYKDYFAALLYTEDFYTEKWSDFLLEDVTLELDETAIYKNKKKEDKTFVAFELESVREKRPYLLSRDLVFARPVGKSTAEPFQGFIYRSVRSKRVLVEFEDGFYSKHHSNTKYDVSFSFNRVCLKRAHQAVKDASDALFQNFLFPDCDSRASISTAPPLLSTTCHELDQDQRSAVGHILRSHGSPPYVVTGPVCVPEGKSFAYLGEPSRTGVVVSEAVYQLYLKSSKHRIIICAPTNSCCDVLMRSLVKVIPESTMFRANSAFREKDEVPEDTLRSSLYKQSCFSCPPIKKLKKYRVIFSTFMSSFRLHDKGIAAGHFSHIFLVDASSAIEPETLVALTNFADKTTSVVVTGRPGYSPRRVRSDIARKKGLQVSYFERICKRSPYRSLSPMFITQLDLKKSDSEYQARTS; encoded by the exons ATGTCGGGCTGTTTTGAATTTCTGAGATGCCTTCTTTGCTGTGCCGATGAGCCTGATTGTATACGATCTTCGTCCCATTATACAAGAAAGCATGTTCATATTGATACcgctgatgatgaagaagcttCATTTGCCCCTTCCCGTTATTATACGGACAGTCCTAGGATCAGCCATTTGCCTACTTCATCAACTTCAACTTCAACTTCAACTTCATTTCAGCCTCACTACCACTATGGtgatttttttccttctctgCTTCGTTCACCTTATTCATCTCTCGCCTCCACTTATAAACCCCCACCAGTATCTCAACATTTTCCATCTTATACTACATCATCTACTATTAaaccatcttcatcatcccCTAAGAAGGCACCACAATCTTCGTCTCTATCTTCTCCGAAGGTTACACCATCTTCACCATCCCCTAAGAAGCCACCACTATCTTCGTCTCTATCTTCTCCGAAG GTTAcaccatcttcatcatcccCTAAGAAGCCACCACAATTTTCGTCTCTATCTTCTCCGAAGATTAcaccatcttcatcatcccCTAAGAAGCCACCACTATCTTCGTCTCTATCTTCTCTGAAG GTTAcaccatcttcatcatcccCTAAGAAACCACCACAATCTTCGTCTCTATCTTCTCCGAAGGTTAcaccatcttcatcatcccCTAAGAAGCCACCACAATCTTCGTCTCTATCTTCTCCGAAGGTTAcaccatcttcatcatcccCTAAGAAACCACCACAATCTTCGTCTCTATCTTCTCCGAAGGTCCCTCCTGTCTATAAGTCAATCTTATCCCcagcctcctcctcctcaaatGTTACAACTCAACACCAACGAGACGGCAAGAAAACAGCTTATGTGTGTGTTGAAGAGGATTCCTTACCTGTATTCATGATTCCGGAGGATATCAAAGCCTTGATCAAGGACGAAATTGTGCCCAAAGTTCTCAATAACCCTTTGTCTCCCAAAACATACAAGGATTACTTTGCTGCTCTCTTATATACTGAAGATTTCTATACGGAG AAATGGAGTGATTTCCTATTGGAAGATGTGACATTGGAGTTGGATGAAACTGCAATTtataagaataagaaaaaggaagacaaAACCTTTGTAGCATTTGAGCTTGAGTCTGTTCGTGAGAAACGGCCGTACCTCTTATCACGGGACTTGGTCTTTGCACGACCAGTTGGTAAGAGTACTGCGGAGCCCTTTCAG GGTTTCATTTATCGGAGTGTTAGGAGCAAACGCGTTTTAGTAGAATTTGAAGATGGCTTTTATTCTAAACATCATTCCAACACAAAATACGATGTCAGCTTCTCATTCAATAGAGTTTGTTTGAAACGTGCCCACCAAGCTGTTAAAGATGCATCGGATGCCTTGTTTCAGAACTTCCTCTTCCCTGACTGTGACTCACGAGCGAGCATTTCTACTGCACCACCTCTGCTTTCTACTACTTGTCATGAGCTGGATCAAGATCAACGTTCTGCGGTCGGACATATCTTAAGGAGTCATGGCTCACCACCTTATGTAGTAACTGGTCCAGTCTGCGTACCTGAAGGCAAATCTTTTGCATACTTGGGAGAACCTTCGAGAACTGGAGTGGTTGTTAGTGAAGCAGTATACCAGTTATATCTGAAGTCATCAAAGCATCGGATTATTATCTGTGCGCCTACTAACAGTTGCTGTGATGTGTTGATGAGAAGCTTGGTGAAGGTGATTCCAGAGTCTACTATGTTCCGTGCCAATTCTGCATTCCGTGAGAAAGATGAGGTACCTGAGGATACTCTCCGCTCATCTCTTTACAAACAGTCTTGTTTTTCTTGTCCTCCCATAAAGAAACTCAAGAAATACAGGGTGATTTTCTCAACTTTCATGAGTAGTTTTCGACTACATGATAAAGGCATAGCAGCTGGGCATTTTAGCCATATCTTTCTAGTGGATGCTTCATCTGCTATTGAACCAGAAACATTGGTAGCTCTGACCAACTTTGCAGACAAGACTACTAGTGTTGTAGTTACTGGTAGACCTGGATATAGTCCGCGCAGAGTTCGGTCTGACATTGCAAGGAAGAAGGGACTCCAGGTTTCGTACTTTGAAAGAATTTGTAAGCGCAGCCCCTATAGAAGCCTCAGCCCAATGTTCATCACACAATTAGACCTGAAAAAGTCAGACTCAGAGTACCAAGCAAGAACTTCCTGA
- the LOC126793315 gene encoding probable RNA helicase SDE3 isoform X4 — translation MSGCFEFLRCLLCCADEPDCIRSSSHYTRKHVHIDTADDEEASFAPSRYYTDSPRISHLPTSSTSTSTSTSFQPHYHYGDFFPSLLRSPYSSLASTYKPPPVSQHFPSYTTSSTIKPSSSSPKKAPQSSSLSSPKVTPSSPSPKKPPLSSSLSSPKVTPSSSSPKKAPQSSSLSSPKVTPSSSSPKKPPQFSSLSSPKITPSSSSPKKPPLSSSLSSLKVTPSSSSPKKPPQSSSLSSPKVTPSSSSPKKPPQSSSLSSPKVTPSSSSPKKPPQSSSLSSPKVPPVYKSILSPASSSSNVTTQHQRDGKKTAYVCVEEDSLPVFMIPEDIKALIKDEIVPKVLNNPLSPKTYKDYFAALLYTEDFYTEKWSDFLLEDVTLELDETAIYKNKKKEDKTFVAFELESVREKRPYLLSRDLVFARPVGKSTAEPFQGFIYRSVRSKRVLVEFEDGFYSKHHSNTKYDVSFSFNRVCLKRAHQAVKDASDALFQNFLFPDCDSRASISTAPPLLSTTCHELDQDQRSAVGHILRSHGSPPYVVTGPVCVPEGKSFAYLGEPSRTGVVVSEAVYQLYLKSSKHRIIICAPTNSCCDVLMRSLVKVIPESTMFRANSAFREKDEVPEDTLRSSLYKQSCFSCPPIKKLKKYRVIFSTFMSSFRLHDKGIAAGHFSHIFLVDASSAIEPETLVALTNFADKTTSVVVTGRPGYSPRRVRSDIARKKGLQVSYFERICKRSPYRSLSPMFITQLDLKKSDSEYQARTS, via the exons ATGTCGGGCTGTTTTGAATTTCTGAGATGCCTTCTTTGCTGTGCCGATGAGCCTGATTGTATACGATCTTCGTCCCATTATACAAGAAAGCATGTTCATATTGATACcgctgatgatgaagaagcttCATTTGCCCCTTCCCGTTATTATACGGACAGTCCTAGGATCAGCCATTTGCCTACTTCATCAACTTCAACTTCAACTTCAACTTCATTTCAGCCTCACTACCACTATGGtgatttttttccttctctgCTTCGTTCACCTTATTCATCTCTCGCCTCCACTTATAAACCCCCACCAGTATCTCAACATTTTCCATCTTATACTACATCATCTACTATTAaaccatcttcatcatcccCTAAGAAGGCACCACAATCTTCGTCTCTATCTTCTCCGAAGGTTACACCATCTTCACCATCCCCTAAGAAGCCACCACTATCTTCGTCTCTATCTTCTCCGAAGGTTAcaccatcttcatcatcccCTAAGAAGGCACCACAATCTTCGTCTCTATCTTCTCCGAAG GTTAcaccatcttcatcatcccCTAAGAAGCCACCACAATTTTCGTCTCTATCTTCTCCGAAGATTAcaccatcttcatcatcccCTAAGAAGCCACCACTATCTTCGTCTCTATCTTCTCTGAAG GTTAcaccatcttcatcatcccCTAAGAAACCACCACAATCTTCGTCTCTATCTTCTCCGAAGGTTAcaccatcttcatcatcccCTAAGAAGCCACCACAATCTTCGTCTCTATCTTCTCCGAAGGTTAcaccatcttcatcatcccCTAAGAAACCACCACAATCTTCGTCTCTATCTTCTCCGAAGGTCCCTCCTGTCTATAAGTCAATCTTATCCCcagcctcctcctcctcaaatGTTACAACTCAACACCAACGAGACGGCAAGAAAACAGCTTATGTGTGTGTTGAAGAGGATTCCTTACCTGTATTCATGATTCCGGAGGATATCAAAGCCTTGATCAAGGACGAAATTGTGCCCAAAGTTCTCAATAACCCTTTGTCTCCCAAAACATACAAGGATTACTTTGCTGCTCTCTTATATACTGAAGATTTCTATACGGAG AAATGGAGTGATTTCCTATTGGAAGATGTGACATTGGAGTTGGATGAAACTGCAATTtataagaataagaaaaaggaagacaaAACCTTTGTAGCATTTGAGCTTGAGTCTGTTCGTGAGAAACGGCCGTACCTCTTATCACGGGACTTGGTCTTTGCACGACCAGTTGGTAAGAGTACTGCGGAGCCCTTTCAG GGTTTCATTTATCGGAGTGTTAGGAGCAAACGCGTTTTAGTAGAATTTGAAGATGGCTTTTATTCTAAACATCATTCCAACACAAAATACGATGTCAGCTTCTCATTCAATAGAGTTTGTTTGAAACGTGCCCACCAAGCTGTTAAAGATGCATCGGATGCCTTGTTTCAGAACTTCCTCTTCCCTGACTGTGACTCACGAGCGAGCATTTCTACTGCACCACCTCTGCTTTCTACTACTTGTCATGAGCTGGATCAAGATCAACGTTCTGCGGTCGGACATATCTTAAGGAGTCATGGCTCACCACCTTATGTAGTAACTGGTCCAGTCTGCGTACCTGAAGGCAAATCTTTTGCATACTTGGGAGAACCTTCGAGAACTGGAGTGGTTGTTAGTGAAGCAGTATACCAGTTATATCTGAAGTCATCAAAGCATCGGATTATTATCTGTGCGCCTACTAACAGTTGCTGTGATGTGTTGATGAGAAGCTTGGTGAAGGTGATTCCAGAGTCTACTATGTTCCGTGCCAATTCTGCATTCCGTGAGAAAGATGAGGTACCTGAGGATACTCTCCGCTCATCTCTTTACAAACAGTCTTGTTTTTCTTGTCCTCCCATAAAGAAACTCAAGAAATACAGGGTGATTTTCTCAACTTTCATGAGTAGTTTTCGACTACATGATAAAGGCATAGCAGCTGGGCATTTTAGCCATATCTTTCTAGTGGATGCTTCATCTGCTATTGAACCAGAAACATTGGTAGCTCTGACCAACTTTGCAGACAAGACTACTAGTGTTGTAGTTACTGGTAGACCTGGATATAGTCCGCGCAGAGTTCGGTCTGACATTGCAAGGAAGAAGGGACTCCAGGTTTCGTACTTTGAAAGAATTTGTAAGCGCAGCCCCTATAGAAGCCTCAGCCCAATGTTCATCACACAATTAGACCTGAAAAAGTCAGACTCAGAGTACCAAGCAAGAACTTCCTGA